In a single window of the Nicotiana tomentosiformis chromosome 8, ASM39032v3, whole genome shotgun sequence genome:
- the LOC104087039 gene encoding uncharacterized protein, whose translation MRPVSEGEDVPLDSPTPSQGDENKRKMAPSSLDSEKKKPKKRLARKAKESTSTLSSDSIRRLRDESEEEEEDNFELVARHEAEVWELTNKRDTYKLLSEKLHTELEVARKEHTEWDEQVRQRLEQIGQLQVQVDAIQTEADEFNKNKDLITSQKETVQAQLASVEAQLRAAKEKTSVQAKRIEELQSKLYSAISGQESLATELEAAKSEVAVASTKDDAKVAQFKVDVEAIQAHSKSMVDHARWEALREALEGVLAQGFDILEKIENSKVEEARARKLAFPEEGFESLTESEGGEDPEGEDAAPHEDQAT comes from the exons ATGAGGCCTGTATCCGAGGGTGAGGATGTGCCTCTCGATTCCCCTACTCCGAGCCAAGGTGACGAGAATAAGAGGAAAATGGCCCCGAGCTCTCTGGACTCGGAGAAGAAAAAACCAAAGAAGAGGCTGGCACGTAAAGCTAAGGAAAGTACCAGCACCCTCTCATCGGACTCGATCCGCCGActgagggatgagtccgaagaagaagaagaagataacttTGAGCTAGTGGCTCGG CACGAGGCTGAGGTTTGGGAGCTCACCAACAAGAGGGATACTTATAAGCTTCTGAGTGAGAAGCTTCATACCGAGTTAGAAGTGGCTCGGAAGGAGCATACCGAGTGGGACGAACAG gttcgaCAAAGGCTTGAACAAATCGGGCAGCTCCAGGTGCAGGTAGATGCGATACAAACTGAGGCCGATGAGTTCAATAAAAATAAGGACCTCATAACCTCGCAAAAGGAAACTGTCCAAGCACAACTGGCGTCGGTCGAGGCTCAACTTCGGGCTGCAAAGGAGAAGACCTCGGTGcaggccaagaggatcgaggagctccaATCTAAGCTTTACTCGGCTATTTCTGGCCAAGAGAGCCTGGCCACAGAGCTCGAGGCGGCCAAATCTGAGGTGGCCGTGGCCAGTACCAAGGacgatgctaaagtggcccaattCAAGGTTGACGTCGAGGCTATTCAGGCACATTCCAAGAGCATGGTGGATCATGCAAGGTGGGAAGCTCTAAGGGAAGCCCTCGAGGGAGTCCTTGCTCAGGGCTTTGACATACTGGAAAAAATTGAGAATTCCAAGGTAGAAGAAGCCAGGGCACGGAAGCTGGCTTTTCCGGAGGAAGGCTTCGAGAGCTTAACTGAATCTGAAGGTGGGGAAGACCCCGAGGGTGAAGACGCTGCCCCCCATGAGGACCAGGCCACTTAG
- the LOC138897703 gene encoding uncharacterized protein has translation MVDFDVILGMEWLSPYHAILDCHAKRVTLSMSGLPRLEWRRTPCHSTSRVISYVKPRRMVKKGCLAYLANVHDSSAEVLSMDSVPILHEFPEVFPADLPGMPPDRYIDFCIDLAPGTQPIPTPTYCMAPPELKELKEQLQYFLDKRFIIPSVSPCGVPVLFVKKYRLLVVEQSHYQE, from the coding sequence atggtagactttgatgtcattttgggcatggaatggttgtcaccttatcatgctatattggattgtcatgccaagaggGTGACCTTATCCATGtcagggttgcctcgattagagtggagaaggactccttgccattctaccagcagggttatttcttatgtgaagccTCGGCGTATGGtcaagaagggatgtctagcatatttggccaaTGTTCATGATTCAAGTGCGGAGGTtctttccatggattcagtaccgaTTTTGCacgagtttccagaggtgtttcctgcagatctgccggggatgccacccgacagatatattgacttctgtattgatttggctcctggCACTCAGCCCATTCCCACTCCaacatactgtatggccccgccggagttgaaggaattgaaggagcagttgcaatatTTTCTTGATAAGAGATTCATtatacctagtgtctcgccttgtgGTGTtcctgtgttgttcgtgaagaagtaTAGACTattggtagttgaacaaagtcactatcaagaataa